The Chryseobacterium sp. 52 genome includes a region encoding these proteins:
- a CDS encoding lysylphosphatidylglycerol synthase transmembrane domain-containing protein: protein MEKKSKNPLKSILTIVISLAFAGFFLWLALKGLDFKVIQASLAKANYLWVLFASVFGILAYWFRAIRWNLMLEPMGHKISNSNSFWSISFGYLMNLTIPRSGEVARATALYGVEKVPVDKSFGTIILERVVDLICMMGFLGLTLLFKYEAILSFYENSGVNINPNKILLVLFILATGTILFFVFRKRLVGVPFFGKVVNFIDGIFEGLATIFKLKEKGKFILYTLGIWISYYFAAYLVCFALPETSNFTIADGFFIIVVGTLGMIIPASGGIGAFNLAMKFGFMALFISMGKSAELGGEMGLTYSFISLPLQITIMLVMGLISIPMLAKAREKAVSDQEINN, encoded by the coding sequence ATGGAGAAAAAATCAAAGAACCCTTTAAAATCAATACTAACAATAGTAATATCGCTTGCTTTTGCAGGCTTTTTTTTATGGCTCGCCTTAAAAGGGCTTGATTTTAAGGTTATCCAGGCATCTTTGGCAAAAGCTAATTATCTCTGGGTACTGTTTGCTTCTGTTTTTGGTATCCTGGCTTATTGGTTTAGGGCTATACGCTGGAATCTGATGCTGGAGCCCATGGGACATAAAATTTCTAATTCAAATTCATTCTGGTCCATATCTTTTGGATACCTGATGAATCTTACCATTCCCCGCAGTGGCGAAGTAGCAAGGGCTACAGCTTTATATGGAGTAGAGAAAGTTCCGGTAGATAAATCTTTCGGGACCATTATTCTGGAAAGAGTGGTAGACCTTATCTGTATGATGGGATTTCTGGGACTGACGCTGCTATTCAAATATGAAGCAATTTTGTCCTTTTATGAAAACTCAGGCGTTAATATTAATCCCAATAAGATTTTACTTGTTCTTTTCATACTGGCAACAGGAACTATTTTGTTTTTTGTGTTTAGAAAAAGACTTGTAGGTGTTCCTTTTTTTGGTAAAGTTGTGAATTTTATTGACGGAATTTTCGAAGGTCTGGCGACAATATTTAAACTAAAAGAAAAAGGGAAATTCATTCTATATACATTAGGAATATGGATTTCATACTACTTTGCGGCTTACCTCGTATGCTTTGCCCTTCCTGAAACCTCGAATTTCACCATAGCGGACGGCTTTTTCATCATCGTTGTCGGTACACTGGGAATGATCATTCCTGCCAGTGGCGGGATCGGGGCTTTTAACCTGGCCATGAAGTTCGGATTTATGGCGCTCTTCATTTCAATGGGGAAAAGTGCTGAATTGGGAGGTGAAATGGGACTGACATATTCTTTCATTTCTCTTCCATTACAAATCACAATTATGCTGGTAATGGGACTTATTTCTATTCCTATGCTGGCTAAAGCAAGAGAAAAAGCAGTTTCCGATCAGGAAATCAACAATTAA
- the panD gene encoding aspartate 1-decarboxylase, with the protein MLIEVFKSKIHRVRVTASDLNYIGSITIDEDLIEAAGLVVGERVYIVNVNNGERFDTYVIKGKRKSGEVCLNGPAARKVQRDDIIIIIAYAQMTPEEAKVFQPKIVFPDEKTNLLT; encoded by the coding sequence ATGTTAATAGAAGTTTTCAAGTCTAAGATTCATAGGGTAAGGGTTACGGCCTCAGACCTTAATTATATTGGGAGTATAACGATCGACGAAGATCTTATAGAAGCTGCTGGTTTGGTAGTGGGAGAAAGGGTCTATATCGTTAATGTGAATAATGGGGAACGTTTTGATACGTATGTCATCAAAGGGAAAAGAAAATCAGGAGAAGTATGTCTGAACGGGCCTGCAGCAAGAAAAGTGCAGAGAGATGATATCATTATCATTATTGCTTATGCGCAGATGACTCCCGAAGAAGCAAAAGTCTTCCAGCCGAAGATCGTCTTCCCGGATGAAAAAACAAATCTTTTGACCTGA
- a CDS encoding HU family DNA-binding protein — MNKSELIDAIAKDAGITKVAAKAALESFIGNVTTTLKKKDGKVSLVGFGTFSVAERAARQGINPATKKPIKIAAKKVAKFKAGADLSNAVSGVKKK; from the coding sequence ATGAACAAGTCTGAATTAATCGACGCAATCGCAAAAGATGCAGGAATCACTAAAGTTGCAGCTAAAGCTGCTTTAGAATCATTCATTGGTAATGTAACTACTACTCTAAAGAAAAAAGACGGAAAAGTTTCTTTAGTAGGATTCGGTACTTTCTCAGTAGCTGAGAGAGCTGCGAGACAAGGTATCAACCCTGCCACTAAAAAACCAATTAAAATTGCTGCTAAAAAAGTTGCTAAATTTAAAGCGGGAGCTGATTTATCAAATGCAGTTTCTGGCGTTAAGAAAAAATAA
- the pdxH gene encoding pyridoxamine 5'-phosphate oxidase, whose translation MENLHDKRKVYEKSQLIESEIKQNPIEQFRDWFLDASESPAVSEANAMAVSTVEEDGCPRTRMVLLKEYTYEGFIFYTNYSSRKGKAIESTHKACLHFFWPNMERQIIIKANLERIAENLSDGYFHSRPKGSQLGAAVSPQSQVIPNKEFLEEKLKDLEKKYEDTEVPRPSNWGGYIARPYEIEFWQGRPNRLHDRIIYQLEDLDWKISRLAP comes from the coding sequence ATGGAAAACCTGCACGACAAAAGAAAAGTGTATGAGAAATCCCAACTTATTGAAAGTGAGATAAAACAAAACCCTATTGAGCAGTTTCGGGACTGGTTTCTGGATGCCAGCGAGAGTCCGGCAGTCTCTGAAGCCAATGCCATGGCTGTTTCTACAGTAGAAGAAGACGGATGTCCAAGGACCAGGATGGTGCTGCTGAAAGAGTATACCTATGAAGGGTTTATTTTCTATACCAACTACAGCAGCAGAAAAGGGAAAGCAATAGAAAGTACACATAAAGCCTGCCTTCATTTTTTCTGGCCGAATATGGAACGTCAGATTATTATTAAAGCCAACCTTGAAAGAATTGCTGAAAACCTCAGTGATGGCTATTTCCATTCAAGACCTAAAGGAAGTCAGTTGGGAGCAGCTGTTTCGCCCCAGAGTCAGGTAATCCCCAACAAAGAGTTTTTGGAAGAAAAGCTGAAAGATCTTGAAAAAAAATACGAAGATACTGAAGTACCAAGACCTTCCAATTGGGGTGGATATATTGCAAGACCTTATGAAATTGAATTCTGGCAGGGAAGACCAAACCGCCTTCATGACAGGATTATTTATCAGCTGGAAGATCTGGACTGGAAGATCTCCCGACTGGCACCGTAA
- a CDS encoding YqgE/AlgH family protein: MNYSYKGKILISTPDISGDIFSRSVVLIVEHNESGAFGLILNKKNSQMSNKFKNFFDFKIEVYDGGPVENDKVFFIVKEKKVTEIYSEINKDFYITEDIESIISAVLNKELDIHDVKIFSGYSGWAAEQLNDEVERKMWTVVDVYNLDYTLPNDHTLWKSIMQNLGGEYLLWANSPEDISLN; encoded by the coding sequence ATGAATTACTCATACAAAGGTAAAATATTAATTTCCACACCTGACATTTCCGGCGATATTTTTTCGAGATCGGTTGTACTGATTGTCGAGCATAATGAAAGTGGTGCATTTGGTTTGATATTAAACAAAAAGAACAGCCAGATGAGTAATAAGTTCAAAAACTTTTTTGATTTTAAAATAGAGGTCTATGATGGCGGGCCGGTGGAGAATGACAAAGTCTTCTTTATTGTTAAAGAAAAGAAGGTGACTGAGATCTATTCTGAGATCAATAAGGACTTCTATATTACAGAAGACATTGAAAGCATCATCAGCGCTGTCCTTAATAAGGAACTGGACATCCATGATGTGAAAATATTTTCAGGCTACTCAGGATGGGCTGCTGAGCAGCTGAATGACGAGGTAGAGAGAAAGATGTGGACGGTAGTGGACGTTTATAATTTAGACTACACGCTTCCCAACGATCATACCCTTTGGAAATCTATTATGCAGAATCTTGGTGGAGAATATCTGCTGTGGGCCAATTCACCTGAGGACATCTCACTTAACTAA
- a CDS encoding N-acetylmuramoyl-L-alanine amidase, translating to MRAIKLLALTAFATSFLSFTPIHKKYIVIDAGHGGNDTGSVYEKFSEKEITVNIAKEIKKLNESQDHYEVILTRDSDAYPTLQERTAMINKLNPEMVISLHVNRNPEKETSNQGTEVYIQNTENSKKLAEKISKKFDVQKIEERNLHMLRETKAPAVLVELGFINNAKDREYMTSEKGQKEIAQKFTEIIREY from the coding sequence ATGAGAGCAATCAAATTACTTGCGTTAACAGCCTTTGCTACTTCATTTTTATCCTTTACCCCAATCCATAAAAAATATATTGTTATAGATGCCGGACATGGTGGAAATGATACGGGAAGTGTTTACGAAAAATTTTCAGAGAAAGAGATTACCGTAAATATTGCTAAAGAGATTAAAAAACTGAATGAAAGCCAGGATCACTATGAAGTTATTTTGACCAGAGATTCTGACGCTTATCCCACTCTTCAGGAGCGAACAGCTATGATTAATAAGCTGAATCCGGAAATGGTTATCTCTCTTCATGTGAACAGAAATCCTGAGAAGGAAACTTCAAACCAGGGTACCGAAGTCTATATTCAGAATACTGAAAACTCTAAAAAGCTTGCCGAAAAAATTTCTAAGAAATTTGATGTGCAAAAAATCGAGGAACGTAATCTCCATATGCTAAGGGAAACAAAAGCTCCTGCCGTTTTGGTAGAACTTGGTTTTATTAACAATGCTAAGGACAGGGAGTATATGACCAGCGAAAAAGGACAGAAAGAAATCGCTCAAAAATTCACAGAGATCATTCGTGAATACTAA
- a CDS encoding aminotransferase class IV — translation MENQYFTSEGLNVKNRAFLLGDAVKVSFFVRNGGLIMDEECYFFLMASMRKMRMNIPLTYTLEFFQTLFHKDVIDGKGIKNGIINFQVFRNNDAVTVSKSSVAYFYEVTESDDILAVHHRPLEMDLTKEINVNNNLLSNIRVHCPENIYGGIYAEENDLDDVILLNPNKRIARTTSGNLLFLEGNVIKVPKQSEGAYISPLMENFVTFLHKNNLADIQEHEIIAFESQKAEEILMISDEKGIFSVGKIRNKTFESSRFIEMVASWKNSFQ, via the coding sequence TTGGAAAATCAATATTTTACATCAGAAGGATTAAATGTAAAGAACAGAGCGTTCCTTTTAGGCGACGCAGTGAAGGTTTCTTTCTTCGTGAGAAACGGAGGATTGATCATGGATGAAGAATGCTATTTCTTTTTAATGGCATCCATGAGAAAAATGAGAATGAATATTCCGCTTACCTATACCCTGGAATTTTTTCAGACACTTTTTCATAAAGATGTTATCGATGGTAAAGGGATAAAAAATGGAATTATCAATTTCCAGGTTTTCAGAAATAATGATGCGGTGACAGTTTCAAAATCTTCAGTAGCCTATTTTTATGAAGTGACAGAATCGGATGATATCCTTGCGGTTCATCATAGACCGCTTGAAATGGATCTGACGAAGGAAATTAATGTTAATAATAACTTGCTAAGCAATATCAGGGTTCACTGTCCGGAAAATATTTACGGCGGGATCTATGCAGAAGAAAATGATCTGGATGATGTGATTCTGCTTAATCCAAATAAGAGAATAGCACGTACCACCTCCGGAAATCTGTTATTTCTGGAAGGAAATGTGATCAAAGTTCCCAAACAGTCAGAAGGAGCGTACATCTCTCCTCTGATGGAAAATTTTGTCACTTTTTTGCATAAAAATAATCTTGCAGATATTCAGGAACATGAAATTATAGCTTTTGAATCTCAAAAAGCTGAAGAGATTTTAATGATCTCTGATGAGAAAGGCATATTTTCTGTAGGTAAAATAAGAAATAAGACTTTTGAAAGCTCCCGTTTTATAGAAATGGTGGCAAGCTGGAAAAATAGTTTTCAATAA
- a CDS encoding START-like domain-containing protein gives MAKHKVHYEFPMHCLSEILYEYLATAEGLSEWFADEVTEKGDDFFFSWGGGPAEKATLIRYKPEGFVRFRWEEDEGTKNFFEMTITIDDITEDLALNITDFCEEGAEEENALYWENLIENLRIKLGAA, from the coding sequence ATGGCGAAACATAAAGTCCATTACGAATTTCCAATGCATTGTTTATCAGAGATTTTATACGAATATCTGGCAACAGCTGAAGGGCTATCTGAATGGTTTGCGGATGAGGTAACAGAAAAAGGCGATGATTTCTTTTTTAGTTGGGGCGGAGGACCTGCTGAAAAGGCCACTTTGATTAGATATAAGCCTGAGGGTTTCGTACGTTTCAGATGGGAAGAAGATGAAGGAACTAAGAATTTCTTTGAAATGACTATCACAATAGACGATATTACGGAAGATCTGGCTCTGAATATTACAGATTTCTGTGAAGAGGGTGCTGAAGAAGAAAACGCATTGTACTGGGAAAACCTTATAGAAAACCTTAGAATAAAATTAGGTGCGGCATAA
- a CDS encoding aspartate aminotransferase family protein, whose protein sequence is MHKDFFIYQAQTTKFAAGFEVERAEGSYIYGTDGKRYLDFVAGVSANTLGHSHPKIVEAIKEQADKYLHVMVYGEYAQEKPIALCKLLAEATPDPLEITYLVNSGAEAIDGSLKLAKRYTGREEIVSFKNSYHGNTHGALSVSGNETHKREFRPLLPMVSFIEFNNESDLARITEKTACVILETIQGAAGFLVPENDYLIKLKKRCEEVGALLILDEIQPGFGRTGKLFAFEHFGIVPDILVMGKGMGGGVPVGAFMSSREIMETLSHSPKLGHITTFGGNPLIAAASYATLKEVLESGLMDETDEKEKLFRQLLVHPKIKNINGRGLMLAVNLGTPDYTLDVAKKCMERGLIVFWQLYRNEYMRISPPLTISVDEIRQGCQIILDVLNEN, encoded by the coding sequence ATGCACAAAGACTTTTTTATATATCAGGCACAGACCACAAAATTTGCAGCAGGTTTTGAAGTTGAAAGAGCAGAAGGAAGCTATATCTACGGGACAGATGGAAAAAGATATCTGGATTTTGTAGCAGGTGTTTCTGCCAATACATTAGGACATTCGCACCCCAAAATTGTGGAGGCCATCAAAGAACAGGCAGACAAATATCTCCACGTCATGGTGTATGGGGAATATGCACAGGAAAAACCAATAGCATTGTGTAAGCTTCTGGCAGAGGCTACTCCTGATCCTCTGGAGATCACGTATCTGGTAAACAGCGGAGCAGAAGCTATTGACGGAAGTTTGAAACTGGCAAAACGCTACACGGGAAGAGAAGAAATTGTCTCCTTTAAAAATTCATATCACGGTAACACGCACGGTGCATTGAGTGTATCCGGAAACGAAACCCATAAAAGAGAATTCCGTCCCTTACTGCCAATGGTAAGCTTTATTGAATTCAATAATGAGAGTGATCTTGCCCGGATTACAGAGAAAACAGCCTGTGTAATTCTGGAAACAATTCAGGGAGCAGCGGGATTTTTAGTTCCTGAAAATGATTATCTGATCAAGCTTAAAAAAAGATGTGAAGAAGTGGGAGCCCTTCTTATCCTTGATGAAATTCAGCCGGGCTTTGGAAGAACCGGTAAATTATTCGCTTTTGAACATTTTGGAATCGTTCCGGATATTCTGGTCATGGGCAAAGGAATGGGAGGCGGAGTGCCGGTAGGTGCTTTTATGAGCTCAAGAGAAATTATGGAAACACTGTCCCATTCACCAAAATTAGGACATATTACAACATTTGGAGGCAATCCGCTGATTGCAGCAGCCAGCTATGCTACTTTGAAAGAAGTTCTGGAAAGCGGCCTGATGGATGAAACCGACGAAAAAGAAAAACTGTTCAGACAACTCCTGGTACATCCCAAGATCAAAAATATCAATGGAAGAGGCCTGATGCTTGCCGTTAATCTCGGAACACCTGATTATACCCTGGACGTTGCTAAAAAATGCATGGAAAGGGGGCTTATTGTCTTCTGGCAGCTCTATAGAAATGAATACATGAGGATCTCACCGCCGCTTACGATTTCAGTGGACGAAATCAGACAGGGATGTCAGATCATTCTCGATGTTTTGAATGAAAACTAA
- a CDS encoding OstA-like protein yields the protein MRIILFLLIFISALSSAQDNKTTQMDPYIQNKGKPLPAVRPEDKVKIIHSDEFKKDTKYEGNQYMVGHVQIEHQGSILYADEVILYNDQSLVKAIGNAKLHNSDGSVITAHEMEYNGVTQKGVAKKDVVLTDPKQTIKTDILYYDRLANQAYFNTGGTIFDGQNTMYTKSATYFLDTKMIDFVGNVRIDNRDYIIEGINIKQNQNTKVAEFFGPTTITNRANPKNRIYTERGTYRMESKEAFLNKNSKIFYNDKILTGDDMYFNNTTGFGKATGNVTLDDPIERRYIKGGYGEVFQKKDSAMMTQGPYAVKIMEKDSIYFAAEKILSYQRPDSADITIKKSFLRAYKKGRIFKSNAQGRADSIAFNETDGIMHMYTHPILWSGEKQVTGDKIEAYFNTKTENIDSLKVIGNAFAISKVDSLNLKDEFNQVKGKFMTVYYQNNEIKEARVVGNAQSIGYVDDVDQETKQPQRIGITLSTCGIIGALFEETGLQIISCSIGANSDTYPMSKIEPDKRKFSDFNWNTKDRIRKWQDILVDSPNNEEIKYSADNELFDNAQGAIDKEKAKEEAKKPKRVRK from the coding sequence ATGAGAATAATCCTTTTTCTGTTAATTTTTATTTCTGCGTTAAGTTCTGCACAGGACAATAAAACAACGCAGATGGATCCTTATATTCAAAACAAAGGGAAACCTCTGCCTGCGGTACGACCTGAAGATAAGGTGAAGATCATCCATTCCGATGAATTTAAAAAAGACACCAAGTACGAAGGTAACCAGTACATGGTAGGTCACGTTCAGATAGAGCACCAGGGATCTATTCTCTATGCCGATGAGGTTATTCTATATAACGATCAAAGTCTCGTAAAAGCTATTGGTAATGCCAAACTCCATAATTCAGACGGCTCTGTTATTACAGCCCACGAAATGGAGTATAACGGAGTTACCCAGAAAGGAGTAGCCAAAAAAGATGTAGTTCTTACCGATCCGAAACAGACCATCAAAACAGATATTCTCTATTATGACAGGCTTGCCAATCAGGCATACTTCAATACCGGAGGGACGATTTTTGATGGACAGAATACAATGTACACCAAGTCAGCGACCTATTTTCTTGACACCAAAATGATAGACTTCGTTGGGAACGTGAGGATAGACAATCGTGATTACATTATAGAAGGCATCAATATCAAACAAAATCAGAATACAAAGGTTGCTGAATTTTTCGGGCCTACAACGATTACCAACCGGGCCAATCCAAAAAACCGTATTTACACGGAAAGAGGGACCTATAGAATGGAAAGTAAAGAAGCTTTCCTTAATAAAAACTCCAAGATCTTTTATAATGACAAGATTCTTACCGGTGACGATATGTATTTTAACAATACTACAGGTTTCGGTAAAGCAACCGGGAATGTTACCCTTGATGATCCCATAGAACGGAGGTATATTAAAGGCGGGTATGGAGAAGTTTTTCAAAAGAAAGATTCAGCCATGATGACCCAGGGTCCTTATGCGGTAAAGATCATGGAAAAAGATTCTATTTACTTTGCTGCAGAAAAGATCCTCTCTTATCAGAGACCGGATTCGGCGGACATAACCATAAAGAAAAGCTTTTTAAGAGCCTATAAAAAAGGACGTATCTTCAAATCTAATGCACAGGGAAGAGCAGACTCTATTGCCTTCAATGAGACAGACGGGATCATGCATATGTATACCCACCCGATTCTCTGGAGCGGTGAAAAGCAGGTAACCGGTGATAAAATTGAAGCATATTTTAATACAAAAACTGAAAATATAGATTCCCTTAAAGTCATAGGAAATGCTTTTGCCATAAGCAAAGTAGATTCATTAAACCTTAAAGATGAATTTAATCAGGTGAAAGGAAAGTTCATGACCGTCTACTATCAGAATAACGAGATTAAAGAAGCGAGAGTCGTTGGAAACGCCCAATCTATCGGATATGTAGATGATGTGGACCAGGAAACAAAACAGCCACAGAGAATAGGAATTACTCTTTCTACCTGTGGAATCATAGGAGCTTTATTTGAAGAGACCGGATTGCAGATTATCTCATGCAGCATTGGAGCCAATTCAGATACCTATCCCATGAGCAAAATAGAACCCGACAAGAGAAAGTTTTCCGATTTCAATTGGAATACCAAAGACCGGATCAGGAAATGGCAGGATATCCTTGTAGACAGCCCCAACAATGAAGAGATTAAATACTCTGCTGATAATGAGTTGTTTGATAATGCTCAGGGTGCTATAGATAAGGAAAAAGCCAAAGAAGAAGCTAAAAAACCTAAAAGGGTTAGAAAATAA
- a CDS encoding Fur family transcriptional regulator: MDTIQKEKNIALIKDVLRNYLLEKGFRNTPERYTILEEIYNMDHHFNVDDLYLLMMQKKYHVSKATIYNTIEIFLDAGLIRKHQFGEKTLTSSSYEKSYFDKQHDHLVIYKKGSDKEIEEIIEFCDPRIQGIKEAIEEAFGVNIDSHSLYFYGTKND, from the coding sequence ATGGATACAATACAAAAAGAAAAAAATATTGCCTTGATCAAGGATGTTTTAAGAAACTACTTATTAGAAAAGGGTTTCAGGAACACCCCTGAACGATATACGATATTAGAAGAAATTTATAATATGGATCATCACTTCAATGTTGATGATCTGTATCTTTTGATGATGCAGAAGAAATATCATGTCTCAAAAGCAACAATTTACAACACTATTGAAATTTTCCTTGATGCAGGATTGATCCGTAAGCATCAGTTTGGAGAAAAAACATTAACCTCTTCCTCTTACGAAAAGTCTTATTTTGACAAACAGCATGACCATCTGGTGATCTACAAAAAAGGCTCTGATAAAGAAATTGAAGAAATTATCGAATTCTGTGACCCAAGAATTCAGGGAATCAAAGAAGCAATTGAAGAAGCATTTGGCGTAAATATTGATTCGCATTCGCTGTATTTCTATGGGACCAAGAATGACTAA
- a CDS encoding KUP/HAK/KT family potassium transporter, whose amino-acid sequence MADVTEGGHHFDLKKLSFVGVIVSLGIVFGDIGTSPLYVMKAIVNARKDGAGMPFDEYIEGALSCIIWTLTLQTTLKYVIIALRADNKGEGGILALYSLVKKLKKKWLYVVAIIGASTLVADSVITPSLTVMSAIEGLKIYNPETPVVIITIVILFVVFVVQQFGTASIGKFFGPVMVTWFLVLGIFGSIHIVDHIEIFRAFNPIYAYNLITHSSSAIVIMGAVFLCTTGAEALYSDLGHCGAKNIRISWIFVKLMLILNYLGQGAWLLDNYHQVFNGVNPFFGIMPQWAVLPGVILATAAAIIASQAVITGSFTMFSEAMSISFWPNQHIEYPSGIKGQMYIPRINWGLMALCFVVVVFFQKSESMEAAYGLTITITMLMTTILLLFWLSRTRVNKIFIIGFAIVYIFLESGFFYANVIKFVDGGWLTMVLGGFIAACMYAWYNGRLIKANFIQYVKIEKYVSIIKDMKLDESIPKYATNLAYLSRAKRNDEVESKIIYSIIKKQPKRADHYFILSIVNQEDPYTFKYTVDEILPGTVYKVNFLLGFKVDRRINDYFNMVLKDLMADGTIPSRSSHPSLRAHNIPPDLKYVIIDNTYINDILLTVKQKITLNIYNFVKYIGSDDFKAWGVSSHNVEVESAPITELTVYDNKIEQSGFFRHNS is encoded by the coding sequence ATGGCAGATGTTACAGAGGGTGGTCATCACTTTGACCTTAAAAAACTCTCATTTGTAGGCGTTATAGTCTCTCTGGGTATTGTTTTCGGAGATATTGGTACGTCGCCCCTTTACGTAATGAAGGCGATCGTGAACGCAAGAAAAGACGGTGCCGGTATGCCGTTTGACGAGTATATTGAAGGTGCGCTGTCCTGTATCATCTGGACACTGACGCTTCAGACCACCCTGAAATATGTGATCATTGCTTTAAGAGCAGATAACAAAGGAGAAGGGGGTATTCTTGCACTTTATTCATTAGTAAAGAAGCTCAAGAAAAAATGGCTCTATGTGGTCGCCATCATCGGCGCATCCACCCTCGTTGCAGACAGTGTAATTACCCCTTCCTTAACGGTGATGTCCGCGATTGAAGGGCTTAAAATATACAATCCCGAAACCCCTGTAGTCATCATAACCATTGTTATTTTGTTTGTGGTTTTTGTGGTGCAGCAGTTTGGAACCGCTTCTATTGGGAAGTTTTTCGGACCCGTCATGGTGACATGGTTTCTCGTTCTGGGGATCTTTGGTTCTATCCATATTGTTGATCATATCGAGATTTTCAGAGCTTTCAATCCAATATATGCCTATAACCTGATCACACACTCTTCCAGTGCTATTGTGATTATGGGAGCCGTTTTCCTTTGTACAACAGGGGCAGAAGCTTTATATTCAGACTTAGGACACTGCGGGGCAAAAAATATCAGAATCAGTTGGATTTTCGTTAAACTGATGCTTATTCTGAATTATTTAGGACAAGGAGCCTGGCTTCTTGACAACTATCACCAGGTGTTCAACGGAGTGAATCCTTTCTTCGGAATCATGCCTCAATGGGCTGTTCTTCCGGGAGTAATTCTGGCTACAGCTGCTGCAATTATTGCCAGCCAGGCCGTAATTACCGGTTCATTCACCATGTTTTCAGAAGCAATGTCTATTTCTTTCTGGCCAAACCAGCATATTGAATACCCTTCCGGGATCAAAGGACAAATGTATATTCCCAGAATCAACTGGGGGCTGATGGCTTTATGTTTTGTCGTAGTTGTGTTTTTCCAGAAATCAGAGAGTATGGAAGCCGCTTACGGTCTTACCATCACCATTACCATGCTGATGACAACCATTCTCTTATTATTCTGGCTGAGCCGTACAAGAGTGAATAAGATCTTCATCATAGGATTTGCAATTGTATACATATTCCTGGAATCAGGATTCTTCTATGCCAACGTAATCAAATTTGTTGATGGCGGATGGTTGACTATGGTATTAGGTGGATTTATCGCAGCCTGTATGTATGCATGGTACAACGGAAGACTGATTAAAGCCAACTTTATTCAGTATGTGAAAATTGAAAAGTATGTCTCTATCATAAAAGATATGAAACTGGATGAAAGCATTCCAAAATATGCAACCAATCTTGCGTATCTCAGCAGAGCAAAAAGAAATGATGAAGTAGAATCAAAAATTATTTATTCCATCATCAAGAAACAGCCGAAAAGAGCAGATCATTACTTTATATTAAGTATTGTCAATCAGGAAGATCCATATACTTTTAAATACACCGTAGATGAAATTCTTCCGGGAACCGTATATAAAGTTAATTTCCTTTTAGGATTTAAAGTAGACCGCAGAATTAATGATTATTTTAATATGGTTTTAAAAGATCTTATGGCAGACGGAACCATTCCGTCAAGAAGCAGCCATCCTTCTCTTAGAGCTCATAATATTCCACCGGATCTCAAGTATGTGATTATAGATAATACGTATATTAACGATATACTTTTAACTGTTAAACAGAAGATTACGCTTAATATCTACAACTTCGTGAAGTATATCGGAAGTGATGATTTCAAAGCATGGGGAGTATCTTCACACAACGTAGAAGTGGAGTCTGCACCCATCACGGAACTCACGGTTTATGACAACAAGATTGAGCAGTCTGGCTTCTTCCGTCATAATTCCTAG